A stretch of Chitinophaga caeni DNA encodes these proteins:
- the folD gene encoding bifunctional methylenetetrahydrofolate dehydrogenase/methenyltetrahydrofolate cyclohydrolase FolD, protein MQILDGKLVSAAIKAQLAEQVTALKAIGKKIPHLAAILVGNNGASETYVASKVKSCAEIGFNSTLLRFDEQISEKHLLDQITSLNENADIDGILVQLPLPKHINEELVINQIDPSKDVDGFHPMNVGKMVSGLPTYIPATPYGIMLMLQHYNIDTKGKHAVIIGRSHIVGTPMSILLSRNSNPGNCTVTLTHSHTKNLKELCLQADIIVAAIGKPNFVTADMVKDGAIVIDVGINRIADSSKKSGFRLVGDVDFQAVAPKCSYITPVPGGVGPMTIAALLKNTYLAAIGQKGGMN, encoded by the coding sequence ATGCAAATTTTGGACGGTAAACTAGTTTCTGCGGCGATCAAGGCCCAATTGGCCGAACAGGTGACCGCATTAAAAGCAATTGGAAAAAAGATTCCCCACCTGGCCGCTATCCTCGTGGGAAATAACGGGGCTAGCGAAACATACGTAGCTTCCAAGGTAAAATCTTGCGCGGAAATCGGGTTCAACTCTACACTGCTCCGCTTCGATGAACAAATTTCCGAAAAGCATTTATTGGATCAAATCACTTCCCTGAACGAAAATGCGGATATCGATGGCATCTTGGTTCAATTGCCATTGCCGAAGCATATCAACGAGGAACTCGTGATTAACCAAATCGATCCCAGCAAGGATGTAGATGGCTTCCACCCCATGAACGTAGGTAAGATGGTCAGCGGATTGCCTACTTACATCCCCGCTACCCCTTACGGTATCATGCTAATGTTACAGCATTACAATATCGATACCAAGGGTAAGCATGCTGTTATTATCGGTCGTAGCCATATCGTGGGAACCCCGATGAGCATCTTGTTGAGCCGCAACAGCAATCCCGGCAACTGCACCGTTACATTAACGCACTCCCACACCAAGAACCTGAAAGAGTTATGTTTACAGGCAGACATTATCGTGGCCGCGATCGGTAAGCCGAATTTCGTAACGGCAGATATGGTGAAAGATGGCGCTATCGTGATCGATGTAGGTATTAACCGTATTGCCGACAGTAGCAAGAAAAGCGGTTTCAGACTCGTTGGTGATGTTGATTTTCAAGCGGTTGCCCCGAAATGTAGCTACATCACCCCGGTTCCGGGCGGTGTAGGTCCCATGACGATCGCCGCGCTGTTGAAAAACACGTACCTAGCGGCCATCGGGCAGAAGGGCGGAATGAACTAA
- the pckA gene encoding phosphoenolpyruvate carboxykinase (ATP) has protein sequence MHISSVRDTLTELKELGIENIENVHYQLTPTELVEQTVALNQGQLTDTGALVVNTGEFTGRSPKDKFIVKDELTANSVDWNDFNLPFSPENFEKLYNRITSYLAGKEVWVRDCYACADPNYRVNIRVVNEQPWANLFAYNMFLRPTEEELEHLEPGWTIIQAPGFKADPVIDATRQHNFAVVSFSKKMILIGGTSYTGEIKKGIFTVLNYILPHDKGVLSMHCSANQGQDGDTAIFFGLSGTGKTTLSADPNRKLIGDDEHGWTTDSVFNFEGGCYAKTIDLSEEKEPQIFNAIRDGALLENTGFYPGTNRINYADKSITENTRVSYPLSYIDNALEPSIGNLPKNIFFLTCDAYGILPPISKLTPGQAMYQFISGYTAKVAGTEAGITEPKSTFSACFGAPFMPLHPAKYAQMLGEKMRQQKVNVWLINTGWTGGAYGTGNRIKLKFTRSMIGAALDGKLDKVTYLKHDVFGIAYPVSCPGVPAEILDPRNTWSDKAQYDAKAKELAGQFVRNFQKYASQSDAEILAAAPKAE, from the coding sequence ATGCACATCAGTAGTGTAAGAGATACTCTTACAGAATTAAAGGAATTAGGCATAGAGAACATCGAAAACGTACATTATCAATTAACTCCAACCGAGTTGGTTGAGCAAACTGTCGCCCTGAACCAGGGTCAATTGACGGATACCGGCGCCCTAGTAGTAAATACGGGCGAATTTACGGGCCGTTCACCTAAAGACAAGTTTATCGTTAAAGATGAACTCACTGCCAACAGTGTTGATTGGAATGATTTCAACCTTCCGTTCAGCCCGGAAAATTTCGAGAAGCTCTACAACAGGATTACCAGCTACCTCGCGGGAAAAGAAGTATGGGTAAGAGATTGTTACGCTTGTGCTGATCCTAATTACCGCGTGAATATCCGCGTTGTGAATGAACAGCCATGGGCAAATTTGTTTGCTTACAACATGTTTCTTCGCCCTACGGAAGAGGAATTGGAACACCTGGAACCCGGTTGGACGATCATCCAAGCTCCCGGATTCAAAGCCGATCCCGTTATTGATGCTACCCGCCAACACAACTTCGCCGTTGTAAGCTTCAGCAAGAAAATGATCCTCATCGGCGGTACTTCATATACCGGCGAAATCAAGAAGGGTATCTTTACTGTCTTAAACTATATTTTGCCCCATGATAAGGGTGTATTGAGCATGCACTGCTCAGCCAACCAGGGACAGGATGGAGATACAGCTATTTTCTTCGGTTTAAGCGGTACCGGTAAAACCACGCTGAGCGCCGATCCTAACCGTAAATTGATCGGTGATGACGAGCATGGTTGGACAACTGATTCGGTTTTTAACTTCGAAGGTGGCTGTTATGCTAAAACAATCGACTTAAGCGAGGAAAAAGAACCGCAAATCTTCAATGCTATCAGGGACGGCGCCCTGTTGGAAAATACCGGGTTTTACCCGGGTACTAACAGGATCAATTATGCTGATAAAAGCATTACTGAAAACACGAGGGTGTCTTATCCCTTGAGTTATATCGATAATGCCCTGGAGCCTTCCATCGGTAATCTTCCTAAAAACATATTTTTCCTGACCTGCGATGCTTACGGCATCCTGCCGCCAATTTCAAAATTGACGCCCGGGCAAGCTATGTACCAGTTCATTTCGGGCTATACGGCCAAAGTTGCCGGTACGGAAGCAGGTATCACGGAGCCTAAATCAACCTTCAGCGCTTGTTTCGGTGCGCCTTTCATGCCTTTGCATCCTGCCAAATATGCGCAGATGTTAGGGGAAAAGATGCGCCAGCAAAAGGTGAATGTTTGGTTGATCAACACCGGTTGGACCGGCGGCGCTTACGGAACGGGAAACCGCATCAAGTTGAAATTTACCCGCAGTATGATCGGGGCTGCCCTGGATGGTAAACTGGATAAGGTAACATACTTAAAACATGATGTTTTCGGTATCGCTTACCCTGTTAGCTGCCCCGGCGTGCCTGCCGAGATACTCGATCCGAGGAACACTTGGAGCGATAAAGCTCAATACGATGCAAAAGCCAAGGAATTAGCAGGGCAGTTTGTCCGTAATTTCCAAAAATACGCATCCCAATCAGATGCGGAAATATTGGCTGCCGCACCGAAGGCCGAATAA
- a CDS encoding aminopeptidase P N-terminal domain-containing protein has protein sequence MKALPLDPVIFVKNRARFIDRMKPNSIAIFNSNDELPTNGDALYPFKQNSDLYWLTGIEQEDTMLILFPDNPDPKYREVLVLVRPNELKEKWDGHRLRSHEATAISGIKTIVWLDSLDGLLQPWIHDAANIYLNSNENNRKSSLVPVRDYRYAAAMKERYPLHQYLRAATILKELRAAKTPEEIVVMQQAMDITEKAFRRILKFIKPGVWEYEIQAEILHEFLMNRSRGEAYGSIIASGDRARILHYVSNNQECKDGELILMDFGAEYGGYNADLSRTVPVSGKFTDRQREVYNACLHLHNYAKSLLKPGILIAEYHEQMGDEATKEFIKLGLLTDADVKNEDPANRAYRKYLYHGISHHLGVDVHDLGPSMYKPLPVDAVVTVEPGIYIEEEQMGIRIENNIWVRESDNIDLMKNIPVTAEEIEAIMQSK, from the coding sequence ATGAAAGCATTACCCTTAGACCCGGTGATCTTTGTAAAGAACCGTGCCCGCTTCATTGACAGGATGAAACCTAATTCGATAGCGATTTTTAACTCTAATGATGAACTGCCTACCAATGGCGATGCTTTATACCCTTTCAAACAAAATTCGGATCTGTATTGGTTAACAGGTATCGAACAGGAAGATACCATGTTGATACTTTTCCCGGATAACCCGGATCCGAAGTACCGCGAGGTGTTAGTTTTAGTGCGCCCCAACGAACTGAAGGAAAAATGGGATGGCCACCGTTTACGCTCGCATGAAGCTACCGCGATTTCAGGTATTAAAACGATCGTTTGGTTAGACAGCCTCGATGGTTTATTGCAGCCTTGGATCCACGATGCGGCGAATATCTATCTCAATTCGAACGAAAATAACCGTAAATCTAGCTTGGTTCCCGTGCGTGATTATCGCTATGCAGCGGCCATGAAAGAGCGTTATCCTTTACATCAATATTTGAGGGCCGCTACGATATTGAAGGAGCTAAGAGCTGCCAAAACGCCCGAAGAAATCGTGGTAATGCAACAAGCGATGGATATCACGGAAAAAGCTTTCCGCAGGATATTGAAGTTTATCAAACCGGGTGTTTGGGAATATGAAATCCAGGCGGAAATCTTGCACGAATTCTTGATGAACCGCTCCCGTGGCGAAGCATACGGATCTATTATCGCATCAGGCGACCGTGCCCGCATTTTACACTACGTTTCCAATAACCAGGAATGCAAGGATGGGGAATTGATTTTAATGGATTTCGGCGCTGAATACGGAGGTTACAACGCGGATCTTTCCCGCACGGTGCCCGTTAGCGGAAAGTTTACCGACAGGCAAAGGGAAGTGTATAATGCGTGTTTACATCTACATAACTACGCGAAAAGCTTGCTCAAGCCGGGCATTTTGATTGCCGAGTACCACGAGCAGATGGGCGATGAAGCAACGAAGGAATTTATAAAATTGGGCTTGTTGACCGATGCCGATGTGAAGAATGAAGATCCTGCTAACCGCGCTTACCGCAAGTATTTGTACCATGGTATCTCGCATCACCTGGGCGTGGATGTTCATGACCTGGGGCCATCCATGTACAAACCTTTACCGGTAGATGCCGTGGTAACGGTAGAGCCGGGTATTTACATCGAGGAAGAACAGATGGGCATCCGTATCGAGAACAACATTTGGGTACGTGAAAGCGATAATATAGATTTAATGAAAAATATCCCGGTTACGGCTGAAGAGATCGAAGCCATCATGCAGTCGAAATAA
- a CDS encoding CDP-alcohol phosphatidyltransferase family protein, which yields MKQIPNILTLANLFCGCMAIIFVLYAPETLTELNGVDYSVTNPAPVYWASVFVVLAGVFDLFDGMVARMLKVSSPVGKELDSLADVVSFGVVPGMILFRILRSAYMQQPDIFDVSYVNLAPALLVPCFAAYRLAKFNLDTRQSENFIGMPTPAVGLLVASFPLIMLYDQYNVAHYLGNIWIIYAIIAVLCYLMVAEIPMISMKFKKLKAKENLPRFLVIAIVIVSIPVFKFLAVPIIFASYVILSLVMPPKIEDA from the coding sequence ATGAAACAAATTCCTAATATCCTGACGCTGGCCAACCTTTTCTGTGGCTGTATGGCGATCATTTTTGTACTCTATGCACCGGAAACGCTTACGGAGCTTAACGGCGTGGATTATTCCGTCACGAACCCCGCGCCTGTATATTGGGCATCGGTATTCGTAGTGCTGGCAGGTGTATTTGATCTTTTTGACGGCATGGTGGCGAGGATGTTGAAAGTGTCATCCCCGGTGGGGAAGGAACTGGATTCCTTGGCGGATGTTGTTAGCTTCGGGGTGGTACCCGGCATGATCCTGTTCCGCATCCTGAGAAGCGCATACATGCAGCAACCCGATATCTTCGATGTTTCGTATGTTAATTTAGCTCCCGCCTTACTGGTTCCTTGTTTCGCGGCCTACCGCCTGGCGAAATTTAACCTGGATACCCGTCAAAGCGAGAACTTCATCGGTATGCCGACACCCGCTGTTGGCTTGCTGGTGGCCTCTTTTCCGTTGATTATGTTGTATGATCAGTATAACGTAGCGCATTATTTGGGTAATATCTGGATTATTTACGCCATCATCGCGGTGTTATGTTACCTGATGGTCGCAGAAATACCGATGATCAGCATGAAATTCAAAAAATTGAAGGCCAAGGAGAATCTGCCCCGTTTCCTGGTGATCGCGATCGTGATTGTCAGTATCCCGGTGTTTAAATTCCTCGCCGTACCGATCATTTTTGCGAGCTACGTGATTTTATCCCTGGTAATGCCTCCTAAAATCGAGGATGCTTAA
- the purS gene encoding phosphoribosylformylglycinamidine synthase subunit PurS, giving the protein MTFTALINVMPLKELLDPQGKAVLSGLNNLGMKGVHDVRIGKHISLQIEAASKEEAYSIAEAASQKLLANQVMEYFEITIQ; this is encoded by the coding sequence ATGACTTTTACTGCACTAATTAATGTAATGCCGCTGAAAGAACTATTGGACCCTCAAGGTAAAGCAGTATTGAGCGGATTGAACAACCTCGGCATGAAAGGCGTGCACGATGTTAGGATTGGTAAACACATCAGCTTGCAAATCGAAGCTGCCAGCAAGGAAGAAGCTTACTCTATCGCGGAAGCGGCCAGCCAAAAATTATTGGCGAACCAGGTGATGGAATATTTCGAAATCACGATTCAATAA
- the rsmI gene encoding 16S rRNA (cytidine(1402)-2'-O)-methyltransferase — protein MSQLYLVPSPIGNLSDITYRAVKILEEADLILAEDTRTSGVLLRHYNINKPVTPYHQHNEHKVLQHLVSQIESGKTMALLTDAGTPGVSDPGFLLVRACIQAGIKVECLPGATAFVPALVNSGLPMNRFAFEGFLPLKKGRHTLLTQLAEDERSLVFYESPMRLVKTLSDFINYFGAGRNCCVSRELTKMFEENKRGTLQEVHDYFAAKTVKGEIVIVLEGFDPKSKKKSRYQDDDGGE, from the coding sequence ATGTCGCAGTTGTACCTCGTTCCTTCTCCCATTGGCAACCTTTCCGATATTACTTACCGCGCGGTAAAAATATTGGAAGAGGCAGACCTGATCTTGGCGGAGGATACCCGTACTTCCGGTGTATTGCTCAGGCATTATAATATTAATAAACCCGTTACACCATATCACCAGCATAACGAACACAAGGTTTTACAACACCTCGTATCTCAAATTGAATCCGGTAAAACGATGGCCTTGCTTACGGATGCCGGTACGCCCGGGGTGTCCGATCCCGGTTTTTTACTGGTGAGAGCTTGTATTCAAGCCGGTATCAAGGTGGAATGTTTGCCGGGGGCAACGGCCTTTGTCCCGGCCTTGGTGAATAGCGGCCTCCCGATGAACCGCTTTGCCTTCGAAGGTTTCCTCCCGCTAAAGAAGGGGAGACATACCTTGTTGACCCAGCTCGCTGAAGACGAAAGAAGCCTCGTTTTTTACGAATCCCCGATGCGCCTCGTTAAAACATTATCCGATTTTATCAATTACTTTGGTGCCGGCCGCAATTGTTGCGTAAGCCGGGAACTCACCAAGATGTTCGAAGAAAATAAACGCGGCACTTTGCAAGAAGTGCATGACTATTTTGCCGCCAAAACGGTAAAAGGGGAAATCGTGATCGTCCTGGAAGGATTCGATCCCAAGTCCAAGAAAAAAAGCCGCTACCAAGATGATGACGGTGGCGAATAA
- a CDS encoding M1 family metallopeptidase, translating to MTKSLLTGLLIVALCPATWAQSDRWQQRVKYDMDIKMDVSTHRFTGKQKLEYTNNSPDTLKRVYYHLYWNAFQPNSMMDTRSRELGKIVVGKDREGNNRYDWDGRVMDRISKLSPSETGYQKVLSLKLNGKSQKFTTDETVLIVDLSQPVLPHSTVTFDMDFEAQVPVQIRRSGRDNKEGVDYSMAQWYPKMAEYDYEGWHPDPYIAREFYGVWGDYDVKISIDQKYVLAATGYLQNPQEIGYGYEKAGSSVKRPRGKEMTWHFVAPNVHDFVWAADPEYKHITREIDGFTAHFFYIENDKTKDTWPHLPGKMAEAYAYAKAHFGPYPYKQYSFIQGGDGGMEYPMATLILGNGTMAGLYGVAVHEWMHSWYQGMLATNESLYPWMDEGFTTFAEDNIIYNTTPSLKGKWPLQNSYRSYFYLTGNGLEEPMSTHSDHYNTNMGYSITAYSKGAVFMEQLGYIIGAANRDQGLLNYYWEWRFKHPNVNDFIRVMEKQSGIQLDWYKLYFVYSTKHIDYGIQSVEERNGKTVVTLARVGKMPMPIDLVLTTKDGKKIMHYIPLGLMFNNKPNEDPSMTRVEHANWKWTSPTYECVIDMPKNEIQSLEIDPSQRMADVDRENNVYNVD from the coding sequence ATGACAAAATCTTTATTAACCGGCTTATTGATAGTGGCGCTTTGTCCTGCTACATGGGCCCAATCTGATCGATGGCAACAAAGGGTGAAGTATGATATGGATATCAAAATGGATGTAAGTACCCATCGCTTTACCGGTAAACAAAAATTGGAATACACGAACAATTCCCCGGACACTTTGAAAAGGGTGTACTACCACTTGTATTGGAACGCATTTCAGCCTAATAGCATGATGGATACCCGTAGCCGTGAACTGGGCAAAATCGTTGTCGGTAAAGATCGGGAAGGAAATAATCGCTACGATTGGGATGGCAGGGTGATGGATCGTATTTCCAAACTGTCGCCTTCAGAAACCGGTTATCAAAAAGTTTTGTCATTGAAATTGAATGGCAAAAGCCAAAAATTCACGACAGATGAAACCGTTTTAATCGTTGATCTGTCGCAACCGGTATTGCCGCATAGCACCGTAACTTTCGATATGGATTTTGAAGCGCAAGTGCCGGTTCAAATCCGGAGAAGTGGCAGGGATAATAAAGAAGGCGTTGATTATTCGATGGCGCAATGGTATCCTAAAATGGCAGAGTATGATTACGAGGGCTGGCACCCCGATCCTTACATCGCGCGTGAATTTTACGGCGTATGGGGAGATTACGATGTAAAGATATCTATCGACCAAAAATATGTATTGGCAGCAACCGGTTACTTGCAAAACCCGCAAGAAATTGGATATGGATATGAGAAAGCCGGTTCAAGCGTGAAACGCCCGCGGGGCAAAGAAATGACTTGGCATTTCGTGGCGCCTAACGTGCACGATTTCGTTTGGGCCGCGGATCCTGAATACAAGCACATTACCCGGGAGATCGACGGTTTTACAGCGCATTTCTTTTATATCGAGAACGATAAGACAAAAGATACTTGGCCACACTTGCCCGGGAAAATGGCGGAAGCATACGCTTATGCAAAAGCGCATTTCGGACCTTATCCTTACAAGCAATATTCCTTCATTCAAGGTGGCGATGGCGGTATGGAATACCCGATGGCAACATTGATCCTAGGCAATGGCACCATGGCAGGTTTATACGGCGTAGCCGTTCATGAATGGATGCACAGTTGGTACCAAGGCATGTTGGCAACAAACGAAAGCCTGTATCCTTGGATGGATGAGGGTTTTACAACTTTTGCAGAAGATAATATTATCTATAACACGACACCTTCATTGAAAGGTAAATGGCCTTTACAAAATAGTTATAGAAGCTATTTCTATTTAACCGGCAACGGTTTGGAAGAGCCGATGAGTACGCATAGCGATCATTATAATACCAATATGGGCTACAGCATTACTGCTTATAGCAAAGGTGCCGTATTCATGGAGCAATTAGGTTACATCATCGGTGCGGCTAACAGGGATCAAGGTTTGTTGAATTATTATTGGGAATGGCGCTTTAAGCATCCGAATGTGAATGATTTTATCCGCGTGATGGAAAAACAAAGCGGCATCCAGTTGGATTGGTATAAACTTTATTTCGTTTATTCTACCAAGCATATTGATTACGGTATTCAAAGCGTAGAAGAAAGAAATGGTAAAACCGTGGTAACCTTGGCCCGCGTTGGGAAAATGCCGATGCCGATTGACCTGGTATTGACTACGAAAGACGGCAAGAAAATTATGCACTATATTCCACTTGGTTTAATGTTTAATAACAAGCCTAATGAAGATCCAAGTATGACGAGGGTGGAACATGCAAACTGGAAATGGACTTCCCCAACCTACGAATGTGTCATTGATATGCCAAAGAATGAAATTCAATCGCTGGAAA